Proteins encoded in a region of the Chelonoidis abingdonii isolate Lonesome George chromosome 2, CheloAbing_2.0, whole genome shotgun sequence genome:
- the PAG1 gene encoding phosphoprotein associated with glycosphingolipid-enriched microdomains 1, which yields MGPDGGFLSSGQLHVIVWGSLAAVTTLLFLTFLIFLCSSCDREKRPKHQNGDHENLMNVPSDKEMFSHSITSLAIDPLVSSDQNGRLSNGDVLSEDSTTACIQPYEEVQTSVSDLLDHQDALGKSIKCHQSRELPRIPPNDAMETILSPRNIENDQGLGMEGPYEVLKDSASQENIVEDCLYETVKEIKDVGVAANTERSCGSKPKSTLTVAEGLDQIPECRTESAEYASVDRNKKSRQSTNSESPLGNTPDMEDEAPPPVPLKFLDENENVQEKRAEEEEVTEGAGEPDKRLSSLSYKSREEDPSLTEDDISAMYSSVSKPGQAIRTLDSTFTSIQEVVPQRSPSICSGLYASVKDLENTSDITTVPQSADRPNGESEPDYEVVQSASQEEDKTLSVPNTSQAVLQGENDYESIGDLQQSSRDTTRL from the exons ATGGGACCTGACGGTGGTTTCCTAAGCAGTGGACAACTTCATGTGATTGTGTGGGGAAGTTTGGCAGCTGTGACAACACTCTTATTCCTTACTTTCCTTATCTTTCTGTGCTCCAGCTGTGACAG ggaAAAGAGACCAAAACATCAGAATGGGGACCATGAAAATCTGATGAATGtg cCTTCAGATAAGGAGATGTTCAGCCATTCCATCACAAGTCTGGCTATAGATCCTCTTGTCAGCAGTGACCAGAATGGGAGACTGAGTAATGGGGATG ttcTCTCAGAAGACAGCACAACTGCCTGTATCCAGCCTTATGAAGAAGTACAAACGTCTGTTTCTGATCTGTTAGACCATCAGGACGCTCTGGGAAAGTCAATAAAATGTCACCAGAGCCGGGAGCTTCCCAGAATTCCTCCTAATGATGCCATGGAAACCATCCTCTCCCCAAGAAATATTGAAAATGATCAGGGTCTTGGAATGGAAGGGCCTTATGAGGTCTTGAAAGATAGCGCCTCCCAAGAAAACATCGTTGAAGACTGTTTGTATGAAACTGTAAAGGAAATTAAGGATGTAGGAGTAGCAGCCAACACTGAGAGAAGCTGTGGCAGCAAACCAAAGTCTACACTGACAGTTGCCGAAGGTCTGGACCAGATTCCTGAGTGCAGGACTGAATCGGCAGAATATGCCTCCGTTGACCGAAATAAAAAAAGTCGGCAAAGTACTAATTCAGAGAGTCCTCTTGGCAACACTCCAGACATGGAAGATGAGGCTCCACCTCCTGTACCTCTGAAATTTCTTGATGAAAATGAGAATGTTCAGGAAAAGagagcagaggaggaagaagtgACTGAGGGGGCCGGTGAACCTGATAAG AGGCTTAGTTCACTGTCTTACAAGTCTCGAGAGGAAGACCCGTCTCTGACAGAAGATGAT aTTTCAGCTATGTACTCTTCTGTGAGTAAACCAGGACAGGCCATCAGAACGCTGGATTCTACTTTCACTAGTATTCAAGAAGTTGTACCTCAAAGGTCCCCATCTATTTGCAGTGGCCTCTATGCTAGCGTAAAGGACTTGGAAAACACCTCAGACATTACCACTGTGCCTCAGTCAGCAGATAGGCCAAATGGGGAGTCAGAACCAGACTACGAAGTTGTCCAGTCAGCAAGCCAAGAGGAAGACAAGACCTTATCAGTGCCTAACACCAGCCAAGCTGTTCTGCAAGGAGAGAATGACTATGAAAGTATAGGGGACTTGCAACAAAGCTCTAGGGATACCACCAGACTTTAA